A window of the Plasmodium vivax chromosome 12, whole genome shotgun sequence genome harbors these coding sequences:
- a CDS encoding hypothetical protein, conserved (encoded by transcript PVX_117680A), giving the protein MASSQIRQFATLIDQLPCEADDYNLMENFEDYNKCFESSTHSNKGKKTDSFSAFNSNLSDYIKNISNGQANPNGSNTNNMMKNSSSSNDDDSSNVENNTNTQNKKSEEESLIRCNGNNLNKGESNSFANKNPGAYFDKPNMLYENDVNLNALNSYDDSNALYICDHDLMKDGQSNYMETLNSEVDNRGCKYEASRGIPVCKKNMIEIIHCNNECLADAKFASDRSGASHSGSSGNGSSGSGNKSRGNDIRGNNRGGNADLLQNNGDVSLYNFSAPFDDKACEENDENIVYRYNPNTLPSNNDSYGNKKKAANFRKGSLPNKDEEHDADQPLHSCKGRARSGERKKENPQDRPPLAEEKGAIHETNDEGMQEHTSINNPQRYDQNGSKRKGNKNVNVKNNVGENSTVIEYKDFCDMVKKCDEVNKNILFSKKAKVIKLDANKSLIIFPVNIHDYGDKYIAVNQKDLLEYISSSIEIDNEDLSSLKIKNYQKEKELQNMKAAYSMQTTNIHYLINRVIFKECEYENLKNKSLTMEQEINKLIQEINSLINQNKEGLYMQKAFIDYKCRCVLKLQELQPLLGEYYYDIFNYITSCRTLGQLSIWIPVFESKTESLESIANNLIKIMLNGLGAPFNSSPQYFLSNKKLLKKSISIESEEDSFINNVAKRKIIDNYLVNHLNSFNTTKENNSHFSNCHSLSLNSEESSSFLGTEELFLNSSKFPSMHSVVQKNGVESNSNRNNSSSNNNSWRRKNRKEHFLNKLNRSNTTPEHFCVHIESYTNSDAYSIRNGREFPASHTQDNDHKMDAPLTPHERQPVKRKQAGSNYEEKDMKKIRFIGKECCRNDLSHGALGGSKDERDEVGLFSKGEESSSILEKPFGESKPHRGYKTETNVYSETRDNLAEETYRNDWCHKIHEHEYDSQNEGKDDEDVVDVYKSMIESKSALAGWQRSRKGGGENEAFDDLIEVLHVDKMGDGALPPNVDDERGSAASSVVEVASDGREVPKGRRVSGAQPQMCINIDTDMEVEAEVEAEVEEEVEAGVDAEIDAEAGADAFLNRQPVQRSSAQAAAHIRRKSEAELETPNKSEGEHEFANKKGTAEERAREVKCAPKNQKRAGEANKQKRFKEMDSAVEERDQDAKKRK; this is encoded by the exons TTCCTTTTCCGCCTTTAACTCCAACTTAAgtgattatataaaaaacatatcGAATGGTCAGGCGAACCCTAACGGGAGCAACACAAATAATATGATGAAAAACTCCAGTTCGTCAAACGATGACGATAGTTCGAATGTAGAAAATAATACCAACacgcaaaataaaaagagtgAAGAGGAAAGCCTCATCAGGTGCAACGGGAACAATTTGAACAAAGGCGAGTCCAACTCTTTTGCAAACAAAAACCCCGGAGCATATTTCGATAAACCAAATATGCTTTACGAAAATGATGTAAATTTAAATGCCTTGAACAGCTACGATGACAGCAACGCTCTATATATCTGTGACCACGATTTGATGAAAGATGGGCAGAGCAATTACATGGAGACTCTGAATAGCGAAGTGGACAACAGGGGCTGCAAGTACGAGGCCAGCAGGGGGATACCGGTGTGCAAGAAAAACATGATTGAAATTATCCACTGTAATAATGAGTGCCTGGCGGACGCGAAGTTCGCCAGCGACAGGAGCGGCGCTAGCCACAGTGGTAGCAGCGGCAATGGAAGCAGCGGAAGCGGCAATAAAAGTCGGGGGAATGACATCCGGGGGAACAACCGCGGGGGCAATGCCGATCTTCTCCAAAACAATGGAGACGTGTCGCTGTACAATTTTAGCGCCCCCTTTGACGACAAAGCGTGCGAAGAGAATGACGAAAACATCGTTTACAGGTACAACCCCAACACGTTGCCCTCGAACAATGATAGCTatggaaacaaaaagaaggccGCCAACTTTAGAAAAGGTTCCCTTCCGAACAAGGACGAGGAGCACGATGCGGACCAGCCACTGCACAGCTGCAAAGGCCGTGcccgttcag gagagaggaaaaaggaaaacccaCAAGATAGACCCCCCTTggcggaagaaaaaggagcaatTCACGAAACGAACGATGAAGGAATGCAGGAACACACAAGCATCAACAACCCGCAGAGGTATGACCAGAACGGTAGCAAACGGAAGGGGAATAAAAACGTCAATGTAAAAAACAACGTTGGTGAAAACTCAACAGTAATTGAATATAAGGACTTCTGCGacatggtaaaaaaatgtgacgaagttaacaaaaatattttgttttccaaaaaggcaaaggtaATAAAATTGGACGCAAACAAATCGTTGATTATTTTCCCAGTGAATATACATGACTATGGAGACAAGTACATTGCAGTGAACCAGAAGGATCTTCTGGAGTACATATCATCATCGATCGAAATTGATAATGAAGACTTATCCTCgctgaagataaaaaattatcaaaaggaaaaggagctTCAAAATATGAAAGCAGCCTACAGTATGCAGACAACGAATATTCACTACCTCATCAATAGGGTTATATTCAAAGAGTGtgaatatgaaaatttaaaaaacaaaagtttGACGATGGAGCAGGAGATAAATAAGCTAATTCAGGAAATTAACTCTCTAATTAATCAGAACAAGGAAGGGCTGTACATGCAAAAGGCATTTATTGATTATAAGTGCAGATGTGTGTTGAAGCTACAAGAATTGCAACCCCTTCTGGGGGAGTACTATTatgacatttttaattatatcaCCTCGTGTAGAACGTTAGGACAACTGAGCATTTGGATCCCCGTTTTTGAATCGAAAACGGAATCTCTGGAAAGTAttgcaaataatttaattaaaattatgttgAACGGATTAGGTGCCCCTTTCAATTCATCCCCTCAGTATTTTCTCTCAAACAAAAAGTTATTGAAGAAGTCTATATCTATAGAATCGGAGGAAGATAGCTTTATTAATAATGTAGCCAAGAGGAAAATCATAGACAATTATTTGGTCAACCATTTGAATAGCTTCAACACGACGAAGGAGAATAACTCCCACTTTTCAAACTGTCATTCTTTATCCCTAAACAGTGAGGAATCGTCGTCCTTCCTAGGGACAGAAGAACTGTTCCTCAATTCGTCTAAGTTCCCCTCCATGCATTCAgtggtacaaaaaaatggagtcgAAAGTAACAGCAATCGTAACAATAGTAGTAGCAATAATAATtcgtggaggagaaaaaacagaaaagaaCATTTCCTGAACAAACTCAACAGGTCCAACACCACCCCAGAGCACTTCTGTGTTCATATCGAGTCCTACACCAATAGTGATGCCTATAGTATCAGAAATGGGCGTGAATTCCCCGCTAGCCACACGCAGGATAATGACCACAAAATGGACGCTCCTTTGACGCCGCATGAAAGACAACCCGTTAAGCGCAAACAGGCGGGCAGCAACTATGAAGAGAAGGACATGAAGAAGATCAGATTTATTGGCAAAGAATGCTGTAGAAATGACTTGTCTCATGGTGCACTTGGTGGAAGCAAGGATGAACGTGACGAGGTGGGATTGTTTAGCAAGGGGGAAGAGTCCTCCTCCATTTTAGAGAAACCATTCGGGGAAAGCAAACCCCATAGGGGGTACAAAACTGAGACGAATGTGTACAGCGAAACGAGAGACAACCTGGCGGAGGAAACCTACAGAAACGATTGGTGCCACAAGATACATGAGCACGAATACGATTCGCAGAATGAAGGAAAGGACGACGAAGATGTGGTCGATGTTTATAAGAGTATGATTGAAAGTAAGTCGGCACTCGCAGGTTGGCAGAGGAgccgcaaaggggggggcgaAAATGAGGCGTTCGACGATCTAATTGAGGTGCTCCACGtggacaaaatgggggacggagccctccccccaaatgtgGACGACGAAAGGGGGAGTGCAGCTAGCAGCGTCGTAGAGGTAGCATCCGACGGGAGAGAGGTGCCCAAGGGGCGAAGGGTCAGCGGGGCGCAGCCCCAaatgtgcataaatataGACACGGACATGGAGGTAGAGGCGGAGGTAGAAGCGGAGGTAGAAGAGGAGGTAGAGGCGGGGGTAGATGCGGAGATAGACGCGGAGGCAGGGGCGGACGCGTTCTTGAATCGCCAACCTGTCCAACGCAGTAGCGCGCAAGCGGCCGCCCACATAAGACGAAAGAGTGAGGCAGAATTAGAGACACCCAACAAGAGCGAAGGAGAACACGAATTCGCGAACAAAAAGGGCACTGCTGAGGAAAGGGCAAGAGAGGTTAAATGCGCACCGAAGAATCAGAAAAGAGCGGGTGAAGCTAACAAGCAAAAGCGATTTAAGGAGATGGATAGCGCTGTGGAGGAGAGGGACCAggacgcgaaaaaaagaaaataa